From the Sphingobium sp. MI1205 genome, one window contains:
- a CDS encoding STAS/SEC14 domain-containing protein gives MHEFIDSSDDVLALAVSGKITGSDLDAIMTRLDSAMARHEKVHMFVETRTIDGIELSGLPAYTARAMPLFGKLNRFGRVAIVADQAWIRLASRLESAILPFISYRVFEPDQRAEALAWVDPAKTQSGA, from the coding sequence ATGCACGAGTTTATCGACAGTTCGGACGACGTGCTCGCCCTCGCAGTCTCAGGCAAGATCACCGGCTCGGATCTTGACGCGATCATGACCCGATTGGACAGCGCGATGGCGCGACACGAAAAGGTGCATATGTTCGTTGAGACGCGGACGATCGACGGCATCGAATTGTCGGGCTTGCCCGCTTACACCGCCCGGGCAATGCCCCTCTTCGGGAAGCTCAACCGCTTCGGACGCGTTGCCATCGTTGCAGATCAGGCCTGGATTCGCTTGGCCAGCCGCCTTGAAAGCGCAATTCTCCCGTTCATCAGCTACCGCGTGTTCGAGCCCGATCAGCGCGCCGAGGCACTCGCCTGGGTTGACCCTGCGAAGACGCAAAGCGGGGCCTGA